A window of Fictibacillus halophilus contains these coding sequences:
- a CDS encoding sugar phosphate isomerase/epimerase family protein, translating to MKVSVSMYSLHSVIQKENWNVIDFCRFAETLNLDGVELLDFYWKNKEEELQEVIGFLGESSLKVSCYDVSNDFVKETLEERKSEIQKVKDAIDTAKQLNTNCVRVFCGDLKPNMDYSISKEWIISSLKECAKYAEAQGAILAIENHGLLAGKSEQMKEILNEVGSPNVKSTFDTGNFLLVEDNPLAAYHNLKNEIAHVHFKDFRVRTSEDTNVGFKGLGEKYWIGVIPGDGEVELSEIISNLKGDGVDAWLSLEYEGFDDAKIAVRDSVKRIRKLLASQEV from the coding sequence ATGAAGGTCAGCGTGAGTATGTACAGCTTGCATTCTGTCATCCAAAAAGAGAATTGGAACGTGATTGATTTCTGCCGTTTTGCAGAAACACTAAATTTAGATGGTGTGGAATTGCTCGATTTTTATTGGAAGAACAAAGAGGAAGAACTTCAAGAAGTAATTGGTTTTTTAGGTGAATCATCTTTAAAAGTATCCTGCTATGATGTGTCCAATGATTTTGTAAAAGAAACGCTAGAAGAACGAAAAAGTGAGATTCAAAAAGTGAAGGATGCTATTGATACGGCAAAACAATTGAATACGAACTGCGTAAGAGTATTTTGCGGGGATCTTAAACCGAACATGGACTATTCGATCAGCAAGGAGTGGATCATCTCATCATTAAAAGAATGTGCCAAGTATGCTGAAGCTCAAGGTGCTATTTTAGCGATTGAAAACCACGGACTCCTGGCCGGGAAAAGTGAACAAATGAAAGAGATTTTGAATGAAGTGGGAAGTCCGAATGTGAAATCTACATTTGATACGGGAAACTTTTTATTAGTAGAAGATAATCCGCTTGCTGCGTATCACAACTTAAAGAACGAGATCGCGCATGTTCACTTTAAAGATTTCCGGGTACGCACTTCAGAGGATACGAATGTGGGCTTCAAAGGACTTGGCGAAAAGTACTGGATCGGAGTCATTCCTGGTGACGGAGAAGTGGAGCTGTCAGAGATTATTTCCAATTTGAAAGGAGACGGCGTGGACGCTTGGCTATCACTAGAGTATGAAGGGTTTGACGATGCTAAGATTGCGGTGCGCGATTCAGTTAAACGAATAAGAAAGCTGCTTGCTAGTCAGGAGGTGTGA
- a CDS encoding Gfo/Idh/MocA family protein, whose protein sequence is MLNVGVIGLGSISDFHVKPYAANSEAKLFAFCDMNKDRLDTAGKLYDVQSLYTSYEDLLADQNVDAVSICTWNATHAEIAIAALKAGKHVLVEKPLCTTVEDAKRVEDAVKASGKILQVGFVRRYAKNTKLVKSFLDNGDFGELYYAKASCIRRLGNPGGWFSDKDRSGGGPLMDLGVHMIDICWYLMGKPKPVSVSGHTYSKLGNRSNIQNLSFYKASDFDASLNSVEDLATALIRFENGASLYVDVSFTLHAVKDDVSVKLYGDKGGLELEPQLMMTTERHDTIINITPQIDHLNFQFEEAFQSEIDYFVASCLGKATTLSPVEDGVEVIKMLCGAYESASLGKEILL, encoded by the coding sequence ATGCTTAACGTAGGTGTGATCGGCCTGGGTTCCATTTCGGATTTTCATGTCAAACCTTACGCAGCAAATTCAGAAGCTAAGCTTTTCGCGTTTTGTGATATGAATAAGGACCGTTTGGATACAGCGGGAAAGCTTTATGATGTTCAGAGTTTGTACACCTCGTATGAAGATCTACTTGCTGACCAGAACGTAGATGCTGTTAGTATTTGTACGTGGAACGCGACACATGCGGAAATAGCCATTGCGGCATTAAAAGCGGGTAAGCATGTGCTCGTTGAAAAGCCGTTATGTACGACAGTGGAGGATGCAAAGCGGGTTGAAGATGCTGTCAAAGCAAGTGGAAAAATTCTTCAAGTCGGTTTTGTAAGAAGGTATGCCAAAAATACAAAACTCGTAAAATCTTTTTTAGATAATGGAGATTTTGGTGAGCTGTACTATGCGAAAGCCTCGTGCATCAGACGACTCGGAAACCCGGGTGGCTGGTTTTCCGATAAAGATCGATCAGGCGGTGGTCCCCTCATGGACCTTGGCGTTCATATGATCGATATCTGCTGGTATCTCATGGGCAAGCCAAAGCCCGTCTCCGTTAGCGGTCATACGTATTCAAAGCTAGGCAACCGCTCAAACATTCAAAATCTATCATTTTATAAAGCCTCAGATTTTGATGCTTCTCTTAATTCAGTTGAAGATCTTGCAACCGCGCTTATTCGATTTGAGAATGGCGCTTCTTTATATGTGGATGTTAGCTTTACATTGCATGCCGTAAAAGATGATGTGTCGGTGAAACTATACGGAGACAAAGGCGGTTTGGAGCTGGAGCCTCAGCTTATGATGACTACTGAAAGGCATGACACAATCATTAACATTACCCCTCAGATTGACCATCTTAATTTTCAGTTTGAAGAAGCGTTTCAAAGCGAGATCGATTACTTTGTTGCGAGCTGTTTAGGGAAAGCGACCACGTTAAGTCCTGTAGAAGACGGGGTAGAAGTGATAAAGATGCTTTGTGGCGCCTACGAATCTGCGAGTCTTGGAAAAGAAATACTTCTATAA
- a CDS encoding zinc-dependent alcohol dehydrogenase encodes MKSVVALDGKVQIINETIPEIKDGYLLIKTHFSVISPGTELGMLALSIDSKRPLGYSAVGTVINCGNGTSPFSENEVVACYGAPYVKHAEYLLVPKTLCSSIPSSVDLKEGALAGLGAIAIHSLRVTNLQFGESVVVVGLGILGQLIGQIALAAGYQVFPYDISVKRAKLFQTITGITSYTTMDDLKEAIRVNTKGYGADAALLCAGGKDSMLTSESLKWIRDKGKVVIVGDIEPNFPRDLMFGKEAQILIARAGGPGRYDSVYEKSAIDYPYGFVRWTEGRNVEEFIRLLSEGRIKVTPYMNDVVPLTHAPAAYQQLKEKQTPILTKVIEFGNETLIERNETG; translated from the coding sequence ATGAAAAGTGTTGTAGCGTTGGATGGGAAAGTGCAAATCATAAACGAAACAATTCCTGAAATTAAAGATGGATATCTGCTGATTAAAACTCATTTTTCAGTCATCAGTCCTGGTACAGAACTTGGTATGCTCGCTTTAAGCATTGATTCAAAGAGGCCACTTGGATATAGCGCGGTAGGCACTGTCATTAATTGTGGTAATGGAACGTCACCATTCTCGGAAAATGAAGTGGTTGCCTGCTATGGGGCTCCTTACGTCAAACATGCTGAATATTTGCTCGTGCCCAAAACACTTTGCAGTTCCATACCATCTTCTGTAGATCTAAAAGAGGGGGCACTTGCAGGGTTAGGAGCTATTGCCATTCATTCTCTGCGTGTAACAAATCTTCAGTTTGGTGAATCTGTAGTCGTGGTTGGTCTTGGCATACTAGGGCAGTTAATCGGACAAATAGCTTTAGCAGCAGGTTATCAAGTATTTCCTTATGATATTTCAGTTAAGCGAGCAAAGCTTTTTCAAACAATAACAGGAATTACGTCATACACAACAATGGATGATCTGAAGGAAGCCATACGTGTTAACACAAAAGGATATGGTGCTGATGCTGCCCTGCTTTGTGCGGGTGGCAAAGATTCTATGCTTACTAGCGAGAGTTTAAAATGGATTCGTGACAAAGGAAAAGTTGTTATTGTAGGAGATATTGAACCGAATTTTCCCCGTGATCTCATGTTTGGTAAAGAAGCTCAAATCTTGATTGCACGAGCGGGGGGGCCGGGAAGATATGATTCGGTTTATGAAAAAAGTGCCATTGACTATCCATATGGTTTTGTTCGTTGGACTGAAGGAAGGAACGTTGAAGAATTTATCCGTTTGCTTAGTGAAGGACGGATTAAGGTCACGCCATATATGAACGATGTTGTTCCATTAACTCATGCACCAGCTGCTTATCAGCAACTAAAAGAAAAGCAGACGCCGATCTTAACAAAAGTGATTGAGTTTGGAAATGAAACACTAATTGAACGTAATGAAACGGGATAA
- a CDS encoding extracellular solute-binding protein, producing the protein MSEKKSREEFNQKLDTFIEATKKQIMDGEFQVGDYLPSELALAERFDLSKNSVRKGLEELVKQGLIVKKSRIGNLVVSNKPYDQVILRLGYYPSIKQEGALSKVIQLFEEKYPLIKVQTIAIPYDHFQQTVYDFFVNDIIDVVTINYNHFCGFGNVSEELFEPLARDNKIYPFLEKAFQRKEQYVKPFIYSPIVLCYNQKHFEDANLAVPDSGWQWDDVIKTANKLSEWKKSEKHCGFYFHSLSVNRWPIFLFQNGVTFTRDFSGAVIFDKEKFMECINLCRELFKKQEMVQNLLSDSDQDAENLFLEGKVSMIMSSYFSLNLMKKGNIRYDIAPLPYLKDARTLMLMIGMAINKQSTRLEAARTWMDFITSDECQEKIRTETLSIPAVKHIAETTGGEQVYQPSRFKLFRETIPTFRLYDQLGLSFDELIEITNELRLYWSGFISGELLCKRIEIKLNQPSKEMNDVREGGFI; encoded by the coding sequence ATGAGTGAAAAAAAGAGCCGCGAAGAATTTAACCAAAAATTAGATACTTTTATTGAAGCGACGAAAAAACAAATCATGGATGGAGAGTTTCAAGTCGGTGACTATCTACCTTCTGAACTTGCTTTAGCAGAACGATTTGATCTGAGTAAAAATTCTGTGCGAAAAGGTTTGGAAGAACTGGTGAAGCAAGGATTGATCGTTAAAAAATCCCGTATAGGAAATCTTGTCGTTTCAAACAAACCGTACGACCAAGTAATCCTTCGCCTAGGATACTATCCTTCTATTAAACAAGAAGGCGCACTGTCTAAAGTGATTCAGTTATTCGAGGAAAAGTACCCATTAATCAAAGTGCAGACAATTGCTATTCCATACGACCACTTCCAGCAGACAGTATATGATTTTTTTGTAAACGATATCATTGATGTTGTTACGATCAATTACAATCATTTTTGTGGTTTTGGAAACGTCAGTGAAGAACTATTTGAACCTTTAGCAAGGGATAATAAAATATATCCGTTTCTTGAAAAAGCGTTTCAGCGAAAAGAGCAATATGTGAAGCCGTTCATCTATTCGCCTATCGTACTGTGTTATAACCAGAAGCATTTTGAGGACGCTAACCTCGCTGTTCCGGATAGTGGCTGGCAGTGGGATGATGTAATTAAAACAGCCAACAAGCTTTCAGAATGGAAGAAATCTGAAAAGCATTGCGGCTTTTATTTTCACTCTTTATCTGTAAACCGCTGGCCGATCTTTCTTTTTCAGAACGGAGTAACTTTTACTCGAGATTTTAGCGGTGCTGTTATTTTTGATAAAGAGAAATTTATGGAATGTATAAACCTTTGCAGAGAACTTTTTAAAAAGCAGGAGATGGTACAAAACCTGCTTTCTGACAGTGATCAAGATGCTGAGAATTTATTTCTTGAAGGAAAAGTATCGATGATCATGTCATCGTACTTCAGCTTAAACTTAATGAAAAAAGGCAATATACGATATGATATTGCACCTCTTCCATATTTAAAAGATGCCAGGACGCTCATGCTCATGATTGGAATGGCCATCAATAAGCAATCCACAAGACTGGAAGCGGCTAGAACATGGATGGACTTTATAACTTCTGATGAATGTCAGGAAAAGATCCGTACGGAAACATTAAGTATACCAGCTGTAAAACACATCGCTGAAACAACAGGTGGAGAACAAGTATATCAGCCGTCTCGCTTTAAATTGTTTCGTGAGACGATACCTACTTTTCGCTTGTATGACCAGCTCGGATTAAGTTTTGATGAATTAATAGAGATTACGAATGAGTTACGCCTTTATTGGTCAGGATTCATCAGTGGAGAACTGTTATGTAAGAGAATTGAAATAAAGCTCAATCAACCTTCAAAAGAAATGAATGATGTTCGTGAGGGAGGGTTTATATGA
- a CDS encoding carbohydrate ABC transporter permease, which produces MQKSARWTYIPLVGIALCFIIPFLIMVFGSLLKMKIPTGNPLLWFSEEVTLDNFAYILKNADFIKWIFNSTVITVIPVFAQMFFAAVLGYIFAKKEFPFKNLIFWAMMAVIMLPSQLLIIPRYIMFSEFGWINTYLPLIVPEIWGILGVFFVKQYMQTLPKDLEEAARIDGAGDFTIFFKIMLPLSKPVIATVGTFAFISNWNDLLTPLIFTTSQDMYPVTVGLASLLTKEGNFGVEMAGSLLSFIPTFLIFLFFQRYFVKGIALSGLK; this is translated from the coding sequence ATGCAGAAAAGTGCTCGCTGGACGTATATTCCGTTGGTTGGAATCGCTCTTTGTTTTATCATTCCCTTTCTCATAATGGTGTTTGGATCGCTGTTAAAAATGAAAATCCCAACTGGCAATCCGTTGTTGTGGTTTTCTGAGGAAGTGACGCTAGATAACTTTGCTTACATTTTAAAGAATGCTGACTTTATTAAATGGATCTTTAATTCTACGGTTATCACCGTTATACCCGTGTTTGCACAGATGTTCTTTGCTGCTGTATTAGGCTACATCTTTGCAAAAAAAGAGTTTCCTTTCAAAAATTTAATCTTTTGGGCGATGATGGCTGTGATTATGCTTCCGAGTCAGTTGCTGATCATTCCACGCTATATCATGTTTAGTGAATTTGGCTGGATCAACACATACCTTCCGTTAATTGTTCCTGAAATTTGGGGGATTTTAGGCGTGTTCTTTGTAAAACAATATATGCAGACTCTTCCAAAGGATTTGGAAGAAGCAGCTAGAATTGATGGGGCAGGAGACTTTACGATCTTTTTTAAGATCATGCTGCCATTGTCAAAGCCTGTTATTGCAACGGTTGGGACTTTTGCTTTTATCTCGAACTGGAATGATCTATTAACACCGTTAATCTTTACAACGAGTCAAGACATGTATCCTGTTACTGTCGGGTTAGCGTCATTGCTCACAAAAGAAGGAAACTTCGGGGTTGAGATGGCTGGATCGCTTCTGTCGTTCATTCCAACTTTCTTAATATTTTTGTTTTTTCAACGATACTTTGTTAAAGGAATAGCTCTTAGTGGGCTTAAATAG
- a CDS encoding carbohydrate ABC transporter permease — protein sequence MPPQNHSKTSFSKRLILNFKKHAIVYVFLIPILIHFAIFYLYPIGFSLYITFMKWSIIGEAEFVGLQNWINIFSDELAWKAIRNTVLFSLYFIVPTMALGLALALLINQGNKGSAVFKGVFFLPVVTSFVVISAIWAWLFRGTEDGLVNVLLQSVGIETQLFLSSSAQALIVLAGLSIFKVCGSTMIYYYAGLQSIPEEYYEAARIDGANRWKIFWKITFPLLLPIHFYVAIITSIGSFQIFDSAFLLTSGGPNYSTTTIVYYLYHQGFTSLRLGYASVLAYVLFFIIFGLSLIQKRYFGREVDYK from the coding sequence ATGCCCCCTCAGAATCACTCAAAAACCAGCTTTTCAAAAAGATTGATTCTGAATTTTAAGAAGCACGCAATTGTATATGTCTTTTTAATACCGATCCTTATCCACTTTGCTATTTTTTATCTATATCCAATAGGTTTTAGTTTATACATTACATTCATGAAATGGTCGATTATAGGAGAAGCGGAGTTCGTTGGTCTTCAAAACTGGATTAATATTTTTTCGGATGAATTAGCGTGGAAAGCCATCAGGAATACTGTACTTTTTTCTCTCTATTTTATTGTTCCAACAATGGCTTTAGGGCTTGCATTAGCGTTACTGATTAATCAAGGCAATAAAGGAAGTGCCGTTTTTAAAGGTGTTTTCTTTTTACCAGTTGTTACGTCATTTGTTGTTATTTCAGCTATATGGGCGTGGTTGTTTAGAGGGACAGAAGATGGGTTAGTAAACGTACTATTGCAGAGTGTAGGAATTGAAACGCAATTGTTTCTATCCAGCTCTGCTCAAGCGTTAATCGTATTAGCCGGACTGAGTATCTTTAAAGTCTGCGGAAGTACGATGATCTATTATTATGCGGGATTGCAGTCTATTCCTGAAGAATATTATGAAGCTGCTAGAATTGACGGTGCAAACCGCTGGAAGATATTTTGGAAGATTACGTTTCCGCTCCTACTGCCAATTCATTTTTATGTGGCAATTATTACTTCAATCGGCTCGTTTCAAATCTTTGATTCAGCGTTCCTGCTGACGAGCGGTGGTCCGAATTATTCAACGACAACGATTGTTTATTATTTGTATCACCAAGGATTTACATCTCTTCGTCTCGGTTATGCGAGTGTTCTAGCCTATGTATTGTTCTTCATCATCTTTGGTCTCTCGTTGATTCAAAAACGGTATTTTGGAAGAGAAGTAGATTACAAGTAA
- a CDS encoding sugar ABC transporter substrate-binding protein encodes MGFKKIGLLFMVLILTFTMAACSEDSESTGGKVDKNSSATLTVWVHPFVGEDLKDKQKEVFDNMAASFKKEYPNVKVKFEEIPWANREQKLLTALAADQGPDVFYLIPDIMAQFADQGVLTPITDLLGDDWDKSDFEESSIESVTYKNEMYGLPILREVQTYIYNTKILKEIGGDPNNLPETWEEFDELAQKAKDKGYFGRSFEGGATANATLYPLVWQSGGDVISKDGKVLINNKDGLEAFERIQKWYKEDMIPKDSINTIDHFTPFVEGKIMAVWGAGLTVSSLKEKGFKDYVIGPPLKQEKMATFGTTGMFVVPSNSKHKELAAQLVAEMTSKESSEAFNSLTKFIPARKSATAIYDGDKDMAKMTEYVQYASPGVIHPVARVVMPTIQAELQAMMEGSKSPKEAADAVAKAIKDEMGK; translated from the coding sequence ATGGGATTTAAGAAAATTGGATTATTGTTCATGGTTTTGATCCTTACTTTCACTATGGCTGCTTGTTCGGAAGACAGTGAATCAACGGGTGGAAAGGTGGATAAGAATTCATCTGCTACATTAACTGTTTGGGTTCATCCTTTTGTTGGAGAAGACCTGAAAGATAAACAAAAAGAAGTTTTTGACAACATGGCTGCTTCCTTTAAGAAAGAGTATCCTAATGTAAAAGTGAAATTTGAAGAGATTCCATGGGCAAATCGTGAGCAAAAACTACTTACTGCATTAGCCGCAGATCAGGGTCCTGATGTGTTCTATCTCATTCCTGACATCATGGCACAGTTTGCTGACCAAGGCGTCCTAACACCCATTACTGACCTTTTAGGAGATGACTGGGATAAAAGTGATTTTGAAGAGAGCTCGATTGAATCAGTCACATACAAGAATGAGATGTATGGATTACCAATTTTGAGAGAAGTTCAAACGTATATATATAACACGAAGATTTTAAAAGAGATTGGTGGAGATCCCAACAACCTGCCTGAAACATGGGAAGAATTTGATGAATTAGCACAAAAGGCAAAAGATAAAGGATATTTTGGACGCTCCTTTGAGGGCGGAGCAACGGCAAATGCTACTTTATATCCACTCGTTTGGCAATCTGGAGGAGACGTGATTTCTAAGGATGGAAAAGTTCTAATTAATAATAAAGATGGTCTTGAAGCATTTGAGAGAATTCAAAAATGGTACAAAGAAGATATGATTCCAAAAGATTCAATTAATACAATCGACCATTTTACACCTTTTGTTGAAGGGAAAATTATGGCTGTATGGGGAGCTGGTTTAACCGTAAGCAGTTTAAAAGAAAAAGGTTTTAAAGATTATGTGATCGGTCCACCACTTAAACAAGAAAAAATGGCGACTTTTGGTACAACAGGAATGTTTGTTGTTCCATCTAACTCTAAACATAAAGAACTTGCAGCGCAGCTTGTAGCAGAAATGACGAGCAAAGAGAGTTCTGAAGCGTTCAACAGTCTGACGAAGTTTATTCCGGCTAGAAAATCAGCGACTGCGATCTACGATGGGGACAAAGACATGGCAAAGATGACAGAGTATGTTCAATATGCTAGTCCAGGTGTCATCCATCCAGTTGCTCGAGTTGTCATGCCTACGATCCAAGCCGAATTGCAGGCGATGATGGAAGGTTCAAAGAGTCCTAAAGAAGCTGCCGATGCTGTTGCTAAGGCAATAAAAGATGAGATGGGGAAATAA
- a CDS encoding penicillin-binding transpeptidase domain-containing protein, producing MKNVYKILVLAALCFVFLTACSEPPKPKSTVEKYMAAWQKKDFESMYDMLDSKSKKEISKKEFVDRYKTIYGGIEAADLKVKASGKVKQNEKEEKKAQSSYSVKMNTLAGPVDYTHNIKLNLEEKEDTENWRVEWNPSHIFPQMKEGDRISASSIAPKRGAILDREGNPLAFNGTAYEVSIVPQELPEDQSKTIVPLAKILGMTPEEVQKKLDQPWVKPEYSVPIKKMQTDNPDIQKAVALEGVQSPKAETRLYPLGEAAAHLTGYIAQVNADDLKKLEGKGYTAQDFVGKAGLEKLYEEQLRGQAGGVIKVLTSEKEEKAVVAENEVVNGKDVKTTIDSGVQKSIYAQLKGDVGTSSAIHPTTGEILALVNSPAYNPNEYTLGMTEAVSKKWRDNPKNPSLNRFVYTYAPGSVLKPITAAIGMENGTLNPSDVMNVSGKSWQKDKSWGKYTVTRVSAVPSVNLEKALIYSDNIYFAQVALKMGEEPFVNGLKKFGFGEDLPLANPSTIGEEGMTEVQLADSGYGQGKVEMSTLHLGISYTPFLNNGNLLKPQILQDEAAGQPTVLKENVISEETAAILRDDMSKVVSNPAGTAHDAYMAKLPLAGKTGTAELKASKEDKNGMELGWFVAYNTENPSLLVTMMIEDVKGRGGSHYLVPKVKKVFEENVSQ from the coding sequence TTGAAGAATGTTTATAAAATCCTCGTATTAGCAGCACTTTGTTTTGTATTTTTGACGGCGTGTTCTGAACCGCCAAAGCCTAAATCGACGGTGGAGAAGTATATGGCCGCGTGGCAGAAAAAAGATTTTGAGAGTATGTATGACATGCTAGATTCAAAGTCTAAGAAAGAAATCTCGAAAAAAGAATTCGTAGATCGTTATAAGACTATTTATGGTGGCATTGAAGCTGCAGATCTTAAGGTGAAAGCTTCTGGGAAAGTGAAACAAAATGAAAAAGAGGAAAAGAAAGCTCAATCCTCGTATTCTGTAAAAATGAACACACTTGCGGGTCCAGTGGACTACACGCATAACATAAAACTAAATCTAGAAGAAAAAGAAGATACAGAGAATTGGAGAGTCGAGTGGAATCCGTCACACATCTTCCCACAGATGAAGGAAGGAGATAGAATCTCAGCTTCATCCATCGCACCAAAGCGCGGAGCAATTCTAGATCGTGAAGGAAATCCGCTAGCTTTTAACGGAACAGCTTATGAGGTATCCATTGTTCCGCAAGAATTGCCGGAAGACCAAAGCAAGACAATCGTCCCACTCGCAAAAATTTTAGGCATGACACCAGAGGAAGTTCAGAAAAAACTGGACCAGCCTTGGGTTAAACCTGAATATAGCGTGCCGATTAAAAAGATGCAGACGGATAACCCAGATATTCAAAAAGCCGTCGCACTAGAAGGTGTGCAGTCACCGAAAGCTGAAACGAGACTATATCCGCTAGGAGAAGCGGCAGCCCATCTAACAGGTTACATCGCACAAGTGAACGCAGATGACCTGAAGAAGTTAGAAGGAAAAGGATATACCGCGCAAGATTTTGTCGGTAAAGCAGGGCTTGAGAAGTTATACGAAGAACAGCTTCGCGGTCAAGCGGGCGGTGTTATCAAAGTACTTACGAGTGAAAAAGAAGAAAAAGCGGTTGTCGCAGAGAATGAGGTCGTAAACGGTAAAGACGTGAAAACGACGATTGATAGCGGTGTGCAGAAGTCTATCTATGCTCAACTCAAAGGAGATGTTGGAACATCATCTGCCATCCACCCAACAACGGGGGAAATACTCGCACTCGTAAACAGCCCAGCTTATAACCCAAATGAGTACACGCTCGGAATGACAGAAGCAGTAAGTAAAAAATGGCGGGATAACCCGAAAAACCCTTCACTAAACCGTTTCGTATACACGTATGCACCTGGTTCAGTATTGAAACCAATCACGGCTGCAATCGGGATGGAGAACGGAACACTTAATCCGAGCGATGTAATGAACGTGAGCGGCAAGTCATGGCAAAAAGATAAATCATGGGGCAAGTATACGGTTACTCGTGTTAGTGCCGTGCCAAGTGTAAACCTTGAAAAGGCACTGATTTACTCAGACAATATTTACTTTGCGCAAGTCGCGCTGAAGATGGGGGAAGAACCGTTTGTGAACGGCTTGAAAAAATTTGGATTTGGTGAGGATTTGCCACTTGCGAATCCGTCCACGATCGGCGAAGAGGGAATGACCGAAGTCCAGCTCGCAGATAGCGGGTATGGGCAAGGTAAGGTTGAAATGAGTACGCTTCATCTCGGAATCTCGTATACGCCATTTTTGAATAACGGAAATCTTTTGAAACCGCAGATTCTTCAAGATGAAGCGGCAGGTCAACCGACTGTTTTGAAGGAAAATGTTATTTCTGAAGAAACAGCAGCAATCCTTCGCGATGATATGTCGAAAGTGGTCTCAAACCCAGCTGGAACGGCGCATGACGCATATATGGCGAAGCTGCCGCTTGCCGGGAAGACCGGGACAGCTGAACTCAAAGCCAGTAAAGAAGACAAAAACGGTATGGAGTTAGGCTGGTTTGTAGCTTACAATACCGAGAATCCGTCCCTCCTCGTTACGATGATGATTGAAGATGTGAAGGGAAGAGGCGGCAGTCACTATTTGGTGCCTAAGGTGAAGAAGGTTTTTGAAGAAAATGTTTCTCAATAA
- a CDS encoding peptidoglycan-binding protein — MENTVVKRLVMTSAFAGAFFAVPLVGEAALGDNTLKPGTTHADVQQLQSILKQKGYFKDSQTTTYFGPVTKKAVMDFQRANGLVVDGIVGKNTYSKLLQNSFQETAPKPAPKPITAKPVPSKPAASNPAANTSSNEMKLNSTGQAVMKLQQDLKFLGYFTYYKTTDYYGTITTEAVRKFQISQKLKATGVADAKTQELILKSVAAKKAPAAPPAPKPTPTPSKPATPPAPKPQPITSKELKFGTTGPEVKQLQTRLKNLGFFTYPMITDYFGTVTEDSVEAFQKAHGLPVTGIVTKTVLDKMTEVENKKPEPVKTPNEITINVIANAAELMGTPYVWAGSTPSGFDCSGFIQYVFAKEDVALPRTVAQMWNATTAVSKPAVGDLVFFETYATGPSHLGIYLGNDQFVHSGSSTGVTISNLTYKYWQDRYLGAKRINY; from the coding sequence ATGGAGAACACGGTTGTAAAACGGTTAGTGATGACTTCTGCGTTTGCTGGTGCATTTTTTGCTGTTCCTCTCGTTGGTGAAGCTGCCTTAGGTGATAACACACTGAAACCGGGGACAACGCATGCTGATGTTCAGCAACTGCAATCCATTTTAAAGCAAAAAGGATACTTTAAAGATTCACAAACAACAACGTACTTTGGACCGGTTACAAAAAAGGCAGTTATGGATTTTCAGAGAGCGAACGGACTCGTTGTAGATGGGATCGTGGGGAAAAATACGTATAGCAAGCTGTTGCAGAATTCGTTTCAAGAAACGGCCCCGAAACCAGCACCAAAGCCGATAACAGCAAAGCCGGTTCCATCAAAGCCAGCTGCATCAAACCCAGCGGCTAACACTTCTTCAAATGAGATGAAGCTGAACTCTACAGGACAAGCTGTCATGAAGCTTCAGCAAGACCTAAAGTTCCTTGGTTATTTTACATATTATAAAACGACCGATTATTATGGAACGATTACAACAGAAGCGGTGCGTAAATTTCAGATCAGTCAAAAGTTAAAAGCAACAGGTGTGGCTGATGCGAAAACGCAAGAATTGATTCTGAAATCTGTTGCGGCTAAAAAAGCACCTGCAGCTCCACCTGCACCAAAACCAACGCCGACTCCATCAAAACCGGCGACACCACCAGCTCCCAAACCCCAGCCAATCACTTCTAAAGAGTTGAAGTTTGGCACAACAGGGCCGGAAGTCAAACAGTTGCAAACACGCCTGAAAAATCTAGGCTTCTTTACATACCCGATGATCACGGACTATTTTGGGACAGTAACAGAAGATAGTGTTGAAGCGTTTCAAAAGGCACACGGCTTACCCGTAACAGGAATCGTAACCAAAACCGTTTTGGACAAGATGACTGAAGTGGAGAACAAAAAGCCAGAGCCCGTTAAAACGCCGAATGAAATTACGATAAACGTAATCGCGAACGCGGCAGAACTTATGGGAACGCCATACGTTTGGGCAGGATCGACTCCGAGCGGCTTTGACTGCAGTGGTTTTATTCAATATGTGTTTGCAAAAGAAGACGTTGCACTTCCAAGGACGGTTGCTCAGATGTGGAACGCCACAACGGCTGTTTCTAAGCCAGCCGTTGGCGATCTTGTATTCTTTGAGACATATGCCACTGGTCCATCACACCTTGGCATCTATTTAGGAAATGATCAGTTCGTTCATAGCGGATCGAGCACGGGCGTGACGATCAGCAATCTTACTTATAAGTATTGGCAAGACCGATATCTCGGTGCTAAGCGTATCAACTACTAA